The genome window GCTGACGGTGAGGGACGTGCCGTCGACCGAGATCGAGCCCTTGTCGACCACGAGCGGGGCGAGGTCGCCCGGCAGCGAGACGCGCAGCACGCTCCACTGCTCGCCCGGCCGCACGTCGACGACACTGCCGACGCCGTCGACGTGTCCCTGCACGATGTGGCCGCCGAGGCGTGCGCCGACCGGCATCGCCTTCTCGATGTTCACGCGCGTCCCGACGGATGCTCCGCCGAGGGCTGCGACGTCGAGCGTCTGCTTCATCACGTCGGCGTCGAAGGTGTCGGCCGTCGTGCCCACGACCGTCAGGCAGACTCCCGAGACGGCGATCGACTCGCCGTGGATTGCGTCGGAGGCGGCCTTCGGTGCGCGCACGGTCAGTCGCCACCCGTCTCCTGAGGGCGAGATCGCGGTGATCTCGCCGATCTCCTCGATGATTCCGGTGAACATCAGGCGACTCCTTCTTCGAGGTCGAGTGCAGGGGTGGCGATCGCGAGCAGGTCGGCGCCGAGAGGCACCCACTCCTCGACCGTGAGACGGCGGGCGGCGTCGATCGATGCGACGCCGATGTCTGTCAGCGCGAGCCGTTCGCCGCCGATCAGCACCGGGGCGATGTAGGCGAGCACCCGATCGACGAGGCCCTGGGCGATGAACGCACTCGCGAGTGTGGGGCCACCTTCGACGAACACGCTCTGGATGCCGCGCGCGTGCAGATCTGCGAGCACGGTGTGCAGATCGTGCGTGTCGTAGAAGAGCGGCGTCTGCGGATGACGACGGATCGCGGCCGCGTCAGGGGTGGGCCGCGAGCCGATGACGACCGGGACCGGCTGCGTCTCGTACAGTGAGTCGCCGTCGCGCGCTGTCAGGGAGGGGTCGTCGGAGAGCACGGTGCCGGTGCCGACGACGATCGCATCCGCTGCGGCTCGACGTCGGTGCACGTCGGCGCGTGCCTCGGGCCCGGTGATCCACTGGCTGCTGCCGTCGGATGCCGCGGCGCGGCCGTCGAGCGACTGGGCCCACTTCACCGTGACGTGCGGGCGCCCCAGACGCTGCGCGGTGAGCCAGCCGTCGATGATCCCCTGAGCGACGTCGGCCTGCTCGCCCGAGTCGACGCTCACTCCCGCGGCACGGAGGCGGTCCGCGCCGCCGCCCGACACCGCGCCGGGGTCGTCGAGCGCGTAGACGACACGGGCCACGCCCGCCTCGATGAGCGCGACCGCGCAGGGGCCGGTGCGGCCCGTGTGGTTGCAGGGCTCGAGGGTGACGATCGCGGTGGCCCCTCGCGCTGCCTCTGGCGCGAGCTTCGAGAGCGCGTCGACCTCGGCGTGCGGCGTTCCGGCACCGTGGTGCCATCCTTCGGCGAGGACCGTCCCGTCGGGGGAGAGGATGACGGCACCGACCTGCGGGTTGACGCCCCGCGGGCCGAGGGCCGCGAGCTCGAGCGCACGGGTCATCGCCCGGCGCTCCGTCTCGTTCACTGCCATCCGTGGTCCTCTCTGAGGCTCCAGGGGATCTCCTCGAGGGGAGACACAGGCAGAACGCGCGCACGGCGGCGCACCGTGCTGCCTCCCTTCCGGACTAGCGAGGCTGCGCCTCGCACCACCGTCGGTCCCGGAATTCCACCGGATCGGCACCTCGGAGAACCGAGACGCTCGCGGACTGTCACCGCCGGTTCGGATTCTCACCGACCCCGGAGCACGTTGATGCTCTGAGTGTACTCAACGCGTCTGACGACATTTCATTCCGCGTCGAAGTGCTACTTCAGCAGCCGTGACAGGCGGCGATCGGCGAGGGGCTTTCCTCCGGTCTGGCACGTCGGGCAGTACTCGAGAGAGCGGTCGGCGAAGAAGACGCTGCGCACGGTGTCGCCGCACACCGGACAGGTCTCGCCGCGACGGGCGTGCACCTGCATCCCCCGGCGCTTCGCGTCTTTGAGGTCGGCCGGCGGCTTGCCCGACGCCTCGGCGACGGCATCCGTCAGCGTCGTCTGCATCGCCGCGAACAGCCGGTCGACCTCTTCGTCGCCGAGCTTGTCGGCGATCGCGTAGGGGGACATGCGGGCCGCGTGCAGGATCTCGTCGGAGTAGGCGTTGCCGATGCCGGCGATGATGCTCTGATCGCGCAGCAGACCTTTGATCTGCGTGCGCCGCCCACTGAGCAGGCTGCCGAAGACCTCGCGCGTGAAGGTCGATTCGAGCGGATCGGGTCCGAGGCGAGCGATTCCCGGCACTTCCTGGGGATCGCGCACCACGTAGACGGCCAGAGACTTCTTCGTACCGGCTTCGGTGAGGTCGAACCCGCTCTCGTCGTCGAGTGCGACCCGCAGCGCGATCGGCGACTTGCCCGGCTTGATCAGGGTCGTCGGCAGAGTCTCGTACCAGCGCAGCCACCCGGCCTTGGCCAGATGGAAGACGAGATGCAGGTCGGCGCCGCAGGAGAGCACGATGAACTTGCCTCGTCGCGACGCCGCCGTGATCTCGGCACCGTGCAACGCGGTGTTCGGCGGGTCGTAGGTCTTCAGCGCAGCGATCGCGCCCACGGCCGTGCGGACGATCGTTCGCCCTACGGCGCGCTCCGTCAGGAATGTCGTCAGGCCCTGGACTTCCGGCATCTCAGGCATGCGCTCATCCTGCCACCCAGGTCCGACACCGGGCTAGGGTCCGACACCGGGCTAGAGGATCGGCCATTCCACAGGCGTGCGGTCATCCGTCGCCAGAAGGCCGCCGAACCACCCGTCGTCGCGGCCGCGTGCGCTGGTGAGCGCCTGGCGGCCCAGCCCCTCGTACCGGAACCCGAGCGCGCGGGCGGCTCGGGCCGAAGCGACGTTGCCGGCGACCGCACGCCAGCCCAAGCGCGCGAGCCCGAGCTCGTCGAAGCTCCAGTCGACCACGGCGCGCGCTGCCTCGACGAGGTAGCCCTGGCCGCGAGCCGGCGCCGCGACCCAGAACCCGATCTCCGCATCCCCGCCGGTGTGGTGCTCGGAGACGCGGTGCAGCCCGATCGAGGCCACCAGCTCGCCGTCGCGATAGGCGCACCAGATGGTCTGGCTGCCGTCGGCCCACCGCTCACCGATCAGACGCACGTAGTCCTCGGCATCCGTGCGCCGGTACGGGCTCGGCACGGTGGTCCACCGGGGTATCTCGGGGTCCTGACAGGCCGCGGTGATCGCGTCGATGTCAGTCTCGTCCGGCACATGCAGGACGAGGCGCTCGGTGGTGAGGGTGACCGGTTCCATCCGTGCATCCTATGGGTGGCCGAGTCCCCGCCCGCAGACCCGCGAGCCCGTGTCTGTGGCCGCGGCTAGGCTTATCCGGTGACTGTGCCGGGGATTCTGCGCGCCTTGGAAGAGGCATCTCTTTTTCGTGACGCCCTGACGTGGGCCCAGACCGATGCCGATCTCGGCCTGGTCGACGGACTCGATGCCCCGGCGCTCGCCGGGCTGCTGGCGAAGCGGCGAGCGGCCGGGCAGCCGCCGGCACTTCTCACCGTGGTGCCGACCGGTCGACGTGCCGAGAGCCTGGCCGCGGCACTGAACGCCTACATACCCGACGCCGAGGTCGTGACCTTCCCGGCCTGGGAGACTCTTCCCCACGAACGGCTCAGCCCGAGCCCCGACACCGTCGGACAGAGACTCCAGACCCTCCGCCGCATCGCCGAGTGGTCGGGTGATCATCCGCTCGTCGTGGTCGCGTCCGTGCGGGCCGCGCTGCAGCCGATCGCAGGCAACCTCGGTGAGATCGCGCCGCTCGAGCTGCGCGCGGGAACCCGTGGTCACGAGCTCGATCACGTGGTCGAACAGCTCGTCGAGCGCGCCTACTCCCGCGTCGACATGGTGTCGCGACGGGGTGAGTTCGCGGTGCGCGGCGGAATTCTCGACGTCTTCCCTGCGATCTCCGAGCATCCGTTCCGTGTCGAGTTCTTCGGCGACGAGGTCGATCAGATCCGGGCGTTCTCGGTCGCCGATCAGCGTTCCCTTCCCGGCGACGTCGACGGGGTCGACCTTCCGCCGAGCCGTGAGCTGCTGCTGACCCCCGACGTCCGCGACCGCGCGAGAGCGCTGATCGGCGGGTTCCCCGCGATCGCCGGGATGCTCGAGAAGATGTCCGAGGGCATCCCCGTCGAAGGCATGGAATCGCTGCTCCCGGCGGTCTCGGGGCCGCTCAAATCGCTCGCCGAATACCTGCCTGAGGGCAGCGCGACGGCCGTCGTCGATCCCGAGCGATCGAGCGCGCGCGCGATCACCCTGGGCGAGACGAACCGCGAGTTCCTCGACGCGGCCTGGAGCGCGGCGACCTCCGGCGCGTCCGCGCCGATCGATCTCGGTGCCGGCGACTTCCTCACCATCGCCCGGCTGCGCGAGGTCGTGCGCGATCGCGGCGGTGTCTGGTGGCGCCTGAGCCCGTTCTCGATGGGGGGTGAGGATGCCGAGACCATCGACGCGTCGGTCATCCCGTCGTTCCACGGCAACGTCGACGGTGCGATCTCGTTCGTCGAGGCGAAGGTCGCAGACGGCTGGCGGGTCGTCGTGATCGCCGCCGGAGCGGGCCTCGTCGACCGCGCGCGCGACGTGCTCTCCGACCGGGGGATCGCCGCTCGCATCGTGTCCGAGCTGACCGATGCGCCCGACACCGGCGTCGCGACCCTCGTGACCGGCTCGGTCGAGGCCGGATTCCAGATCCCCGAGGCCAGGCTCGCTGTCCTCACCGACAACGAGTTCTACGGGCGCACGATCGGCGGCGACCAGCGCGTCGTCAAGAAGCTCGCGTCGCGCCGCAAGAACGTCGTCGATCCGCTGCAGCTCAAGCAGGGCGACTACGTCGTGCACAACACGCACGGCATCGGCCGCTTCGTCGAGATGACGCAGCGGGAGGTGTCGACCGGCGGGCGCAACGCGACGAAGTCAGTGCGCGACTATCTCGTGCTCGAGTACGCGCCGTCGAAGCGCGGTTATCCCGGCGACAAGCTCTACGTGCCCACCGATCAGCTCGATCTGCTCTCGAAGTACGTCGGCGGTGAGGGGCCGACCCTCTCGAAGATGGGCGGCAGCGACTGGTCGCAGGCGAAGGGCAAGGCTCGCAAGGCGGTGCGCGATATCGCCGTCGAGCTGGTCAAGCTGTACTCGGCGCGGATGAGCGCCAAGGGTCATGCGTTCGGCCCCGACACGCCCTGGCAGCGCGAGCTCGAAGAGGCCTTCCCGTTCGCCGAGACGCTCGATCAGCTGCAGACCATCGACGAGATCAAGGCCGACATGGAGCGGCCGATCCCGATGGACAGGCTGCTCTCGGGCGATGTCGGCTTCGGCAAGACCGAGGTGGCCGTCCGCGCGGCGTTCAAGGCGATCCAGGACGGCAAGCAGGTCGCGATGCTCGTGCCGACGACGCTGCTCGTGAAGCAGCACCTCGAGACCTTCACCGAGCGCTTCGCCGGGTTCCCCGTGAAGGTGCGTCCGCTTTCGCGTTTCCAGAGTGACAAAGAGGCGCGTCTGACGCTCGAGGGGCTGCTCGACGGCACGGTCGACATGGTCATCGGCACGCACCGCATCCTCACCGACCAGGTCATGTTCAAAGACCTCGGTCTGATGATCATCGACGAGGAGCAGCGCTTCGGGGTCGAGCACAAGGACACCCTCAAGAAGATGAAGACCAATGTCGACATCCTCGCGATGAGCGCGACGCCGATCCCTCGCACGCTCGAGATGGCGGTCACCGGCATCCGCGAGATGTCGACCCTGGCGACTCCGCCGGAAGACCGGCATCCGATCCTGTCCTTCGTGGGACCCCGCAGCGACAAGCAGATCACCGCGGCGATCCGGCGTGAGATCCTCCGTGAGGGGCAGGTGTTCTTCGTGCACAACCGCGTGCAGTCGATCCAGCGGGTGGCGGCGCAGCTCGCGGAGCTCGTGCCCGAGGCGCGCATCGCGGTGGCTCACGGCCAGATGGGCGAACACGCGCTCGAGCAGGTCGTCGACGACTTCTGGGAGCGCAAGTTCGACGTGCTCGTCTCGACGACGATCATCGAGACCGGACTCGACATCGCGAACGCGAACACCATCATCATCGACCGTGCCGACAAATACGGATTGAGCCAGCTGCATCAGCTGCGTGGCCGCGTCGGCCGCGGTCGCGAGCGGGCGTACGCCTACTTCCTGTACGACGAGATGAAGCCGCTCAGCGAGACCGCGGCCGACCGTCTGCAGACGATCGCGGTCAACAACGATCTCGGTTCCGGCATGCAGGTCGCGCTCAAGGACCTCGAGCTGCGAGGAGCCGGAAACCTGCTCGGCGGCGAGCAGGCGGGCCACATCGCCGGCGTCGGCTTCGACCTGTACCTCCGGATGATCGGCGAGGCCGTCGCGACCTTCCGCGGCGAAGACGTCGAATCCGGCCAGGAGCTGCGCCTCGAGCTCCCGCTGGATGCGCGCATCCCCGAGTACTACATCGACAGCGAGCGGCTGCGGCTCGAGGCCTATCAGAAGCTCTCCGCGGCGTCAGCCGCGACGGCGAAGGACGACGCGATCGATCTCGTGATCGAGGAGCTCACCGACCGCTACGGCACGCCGCCCGACGAGGTCGAGGGTCTGATCGCGGTCGCCCGACTGCGACGCCGCGCGGCCAGGGCGGGGCTCGCCGATGTCGTCGTGATGGGGTCGAACCTGCGCATCGCGCCCGCTCACCTCGAGGAATCGATCAAGGTGCGTCTGCAGCGGCTGTATCCGAAGGCGAAGCTGGTCGCGGGTGGCGACGCTCTCGTGGTGCCGATGCCGACGATCTCCGCAGCAGTGGGCGTCGGACTCGAGCCGCTGCCGAACGCGGAACTGCTCGAGTGGGTCGGCCAGCTGCTCACGGCGATCTTCCCCGAGCCGGCGAAGGTCGAGTGAGGGGAACCGGCTACAGCGAGAATCCGCCGTCGGTGGTCAGCACCTGACCGACCACCCACGAGCCGGCGTCCGTGCACAGCCAGCCGATCAGGCGGGCAGGGTCGTCGGGGCGACCGACACGGCCGAACGGTGTGCCCGCGATCCAGTCCTCGACGCCCGACAGATCGCGATCCGTCGTGTCGGCATCGAGGTAGCCCGTGTTCACCGGACCCGGATTGACGGTGTTCAGCACGATTCCGACATCGAGCAGCTCGACGGCAGTCGTACGGGTGATCCCCGCGAGCGCGGCCTTGCTCGTCGCGTACGAGATCTCGCCGCGCATCGCCCCGTGCCCCTGACCCGAGGTCATCCAGACGACGTGAGCGGTCGGCTTCTCGAAGGGGCCGAGCGGCGGGATGCTGTCGCCGGGGCGACCGACCGGAGTCTCTGCACCGCCGAGTTCTCGGCGTACTCGATTCGCCAGCCCGGCTGTGAGCAGCAGCGAGGCGCGGGTGTTGGCCTGCCAGTGCGCGTCGAGTCGGTCGGCGGTCATGTCGAAGATCGTGCCGTCGCCGCCGCTCATCGCCTGGTTGCAGATGACGATGTCGAGCCGACCCGAGAGCGCTGATGCCGCGTCGAGCAGCGGTTCGATGCCTGCAGGGTCTCGCAGGTCAGCCTGAGCGTCGCCCATCACGGCCCCGGATGCGAGGGCGTCGTGGATGCCGGCGCGAACCGCGTCGAGGTCGTCCCCGCCCCACGGGTGGTCGAGATCATGGGGGCGGAAGTGGTGGAAGAACACGTTCGCGCCGAGGGACGCGAGCGTCGTCGCGGTCGCGAATCCGATGCCGCGTCTGCGGGAGACGCCGGTCACCAGAGCAGTGCGTCCGAACAGGGGAAGGTCGTGGGAGTGCATGGCGATTCGCCTTTCGATCGATGGAGCCCCGGGCGCGCCGAATGGCGGTCGGAGGCGGGGGAGGGATCGAGTCAGCTGCACTTCATGGGCGTCAGCGTAGCAGGAGGCTCGATCAGCCTTCTCGACACGTATGCGGCGGCGCTACGCTGGCGTCATGTTGTACGAGCACCTCGGGGCTCGGCCCCGGATCCATGACACCGCCGTCGTCGCTCCCACCGCCGTGATCTCCGGAGACGTGACCATCGGCCCTGACTGCCAGGTGCTCCATGGCGCCGTGATCACCGCAGAGGGAGGACCGATCACGATCGGCGAGCACGTGATCGTGATGGAGAATGCGCTCATCAGAGCCACGGCCGCGAACGCCGTGCACATCGGTTCGCACACCCTCGTGGGAACCCTCGCGAGCATCGCCGGCGCGACCGTGGGCGAAGAGGTCTTCTTCGCGTCCGGCGCACGGATCTTCAACGGCGCGCTGGTGGGCGATCGATGCGAGGTCCGGGTGAACGCCATCGTGCACCGACGAGCCGTGCTTCCGGCCGGAACGGTCGTGCCGATCGGCTGGGTCGCGGTCGGAGATCCCGTGCAGCTCCTGTCTCCTGACAGGGAGGAGGAGATCTCCGCCGCACAACCCGAACTCGACTTCCCTGGGCACGTCTTCGGCGTGGATCGCGACACCCCCGACCTCATGGTGCAGCTGACCGAGCGCTACGGCAGCTCGCTGGCCCGGCACGCCGACGACGTGCGTCTCGACGCCGACGGCCGCGCGGCGGGTCGCGGGTGAGTGACGGCGCGGGGCTCGTCCGACCGGACATCAGCACGGACGACGCCGCGCTGATCGCTCGCGAATGCTACGGAGTCGAGGCAGTGGCGACCGAGCTCGGCAGCAATCAGGACCGCAACTTCGTGCTGGTCGAGCCGGACGGATCGCGCAGCGTGCTGCGCGTCGACAACCCCGTCTTCGGTGACGACGCGAGAGCCGCGCAGCATGCGGCGCTCGACGCCTATCGCGCGGCCGGCGTGCGGGTTCCCGCCGTGCTCCCCGGACTCGACGGTCAGCTCACGCAGCGCTGGCGGGGATTCGCGGTGCGCCGCAGTGAGTTCGCCGCGGGTGAGCCGATGGTCGATGCGGGGTATCTGGCTCCCGTCGTCCTCGCCGAGTTCGGCGCGCTGGCGGCGGCATCCGTGAACGCGCTCGCGGGTCTCGCGCATCCGGGGCTCGAGCGCGACCAGATGTGGGACATGCGCGTCGCCTATGCCCAGATCAGCGCGCTCGCCCCGGCGGTGACGGAGGCCGAGTTGCGCTCCCGCGTGCGCACGGCCGCGGAGGACGCGCACAAGGCACTGTCGATCGTGGCTGCTGCGTTGCCGGTGCAGCCGATCCACGGCGACCTCACCGACGACAACGTCACCGGTCGGCGAGGCGCGGACTCTCGGCTCCATCCGCACGTCGTGCTCGATCTCGGCGACCTCGGTCTCGGCTGGCGCGTCGCCGAACTCGCGGTGTGCGTCTCGTCGATGCTCCACCACGAACCCGAGCGCCCTCTGCGCGCGCTCGACACGATCGCCGCGTTCCACGCGGATGCGCCCCTCAGCCGTGACGAGGCGCTCGCCGTCTGGCCGCTGGTCGTGCTGCGAGCGGCTCTCCTCGTCGCGAGCGGCTGGAGACAGCTCGAGATCGACGGCGACAACGAGTACGCGCGAGAGCGGATCGCGGGGGAGCAGGCCATCTTCGATGCCGCGACCGCCGTACCGCTCGCCGAGGCGACGGAGCTCGTGCTCGACCGACTGGGATTCGACGCGCCCGTCTTCGAGATTCCCGTCGTCGCCGCGCCGGAGGACGGCACCCCGGAGCCCGAGATCCCGGGGGCTGAGACGCCGGAGGCGGACACCTCGGGCGGGGAGGATTCCGCGCACGAGGAGCCGGAGCAGGAAGCACCGCGCCCGGACGGGCCTGGCCCGATCTCCGAGCTCGCTCCGCTGCTGCCTGAGCTCGACGGTCGCATCGTCGTGGTCGATCCGGGCGTGGAGTCCGACGAACTGGATGCCGGACGCTGGACGGCGCCTGATGCAGAGGCGGCGCTCATCGCCGGGGCGCATGCCCAGGGCGCGCGTGCTGCCGTGGTTCCCTACGGGATGTACCGCCTCACACGCACGACCATCGACACTCCGCATGCCGCGGCCACCTGGCCGGTCGAGACCGAGGTGCACGTCGCTCCCGGGCCGTCGTCGCGCATGATCGCCCCTGTCGAGGGTGACCTGAAGATCACCGACGGCAGTGTGCGCATCACGATCGACGGCGGGTGGGAACTCGACCTCCGCGGCCCCGACTTCGAGCCGACGCGCAACGGCCGGGTCGAGAAGGGCGAGAGCATCGGTCGGCTCGCGGCGTCGTTCGAGATCAGGACGCTGGTCGTCGGACTTCGCAGAGCGGATGCTCCGTCGCTGCCCGCCGTAGCCACCGCCGCGCACCTGGTCACCCCGGATCGGGTCGACGCCTGGCGTCGCTTCACCGCCGACCCCGCGGCTCTGCTCGGTCTCGCCTCGCACGCGCAGCACGACGGCGCGGACGACGAGCTGCGCCGTCGTGAGCGGATCTTCGCCGAGGCGCAGGAGCGCTACTACGAGCACCCGCCGCAGATCGAGCGCGGCTGGCGGCACCATCTCGTCGACACCACCGGTCGAAGCTACATCGACATGGTGAACAACGTCGCCGGCCTCGGCCACGGGCATCCGAAGGTCGCGGCCGCGGCGAACCGACAGCTGAAGACCCTCGCCACGAACTCGCGCTTCCTGTTCCGCGACCTCGCCGAGTACAGCGAGCGCCTGATCGCGTTGATGCCCGAGGGGAGCGGACTCGACACGGTGCTGCTGGTGAACAGCGGCTCAGAGGCGGTGGATCTCGGCATCCGACTCGCGCAGGCGGCGACCGACCGGCGCTCCGTGGTGGCGCTCCGCGAGGCCTATCACGGCTGGACCATGGCGAGCGATGCCGTCACGACGAGTGCCTACGACAACCCCCAGGCGCTCGAGACGCGACCCGACTGGGTGCACGTGGCCGATGCGCCGAACTCCTTCCGTGGAACGTACCGCGGAGACGACACGGCCGAGCGGTATCTCGCCGACCTCGCCGAGGATCTCGACGGTCTCGCTGCGGACGGCCGCGACGTGGCGGCGTTCCTGTGCGAATCCGTGCTCGGGAACGCCGGCGGTGTGCTGCTGCCCGACGGATATCTGGCGGGCGCCTACGATCTGGTGCGCGCTCGCGGCGGTCTCTGCATCGCCGACGAGGTGCAGGTGGGCTTCGGTCGCATGGGCTCGAGCTTCTGGGGATTCGAGCAGTCCCGCGTCGTGCCCGACATCGTCACGATCGCGAAGCCCATGGGCAACGGGTTCCCTATCGGGGGAGTGATCACCTCGCGACGGATCGCCGATGCCCTCAGCAGCCAGGGGCAGTTCTTCTCCTCGGCAGGCGGCAGCACCCTCAGCTGCCGCGTCGGGCTGGCCGTGCTCGACGCCATGGTCGAGGACGATCTGCAGGCCAACGCCCGCGAGGTCGGTGCCCGCCTGGCCGCGTCGCTTCGGGCTCTGGCGCACCGGCATCCGCTCGTCGGCCCTGTGCATGGTGAAGGTCTCTATCTCGGAGTCGAGCTCGTGCGCGACCGCGACAGCATGGAGCCGGCCTCTGCCGAGGCCGCCGCGATCTGCGAGCGGATGCGCGAGCTCGGTGTGATCGTGCTCACCACCTCGGAGCGTTCGAACGTGCTGAAGATCAAGCCGCCGCTCTGTCTGACGGTCGAGAGCGCCGATCATGTTGTCGCGGTGCTGGATCGAGTGCTCTCCGAAGGATGGTGATCGCGGTGGTCTTCGAATCCCGTGAGGATTCGGCATGTTAAATGCGTATTTCGAATCAGATCCGCTCTTCCGCTGACGATTATCCCGGGTACATACTGAGCGTCAGCGTCGGATCGCCCGAAGTCCGACCCATGCGCTGTTCCCGAAGGAGTACTCATGGCCACGCCCGTCAAGACGAAGCCCCTCGCGCAGGGTGGGGGAACCCTTCGCCGCAACCTCGGCCTCTGGGCGATCGTCGGTCTCGGACTCGGCTACATGACGCCGACCGTCGTCTTCGACACGTTCGGCATGGTGGCTCGCGACACGGACAACGTCGTCCCCGCCGCGTACCTGGTCGCTCTCGTCGTGATGGTCTTCACCGCGATCAGCTACGGCAAGATCTCCAGCGCCATCCCGAGCGCGGGATCGGCCTACACCTACGTCCGCGAATCCATCCACCCGAACCTCGGTTTCATGGTCGGCTGGACCTCGCTGATCGACTACGTGCTGCTCCCGATGGTCAACTGCCTCATCATCCGCAGCTACCTCGAGGCGCTGTTCCCCGACATCCCCGGCTGGATCTGGGTGGTGCTCTACTGCATCCTCGTGACGAGCATCATCTACATGACCATGCGCGGTACATCGAACATGAACATGATCCTGCTCGTGTTCTCGATCGTCGTGATGGTCGTGTTCGTCGTGATGGTCGTCGCCCAGCTCCTGCGCGGCGAAGGAGCGGCCACGATCGCCTCGGCCGCCCCGTTCATCCACGACGGTGCGACGATCAGCGCGGTGCTTATGGGAGCCACGATCGTCTGCTTCTCCTTCATCGGCTTCGATGCGGTGACGATGTACGCCGAGGAGGCGAAGGACCCGAAGATCATGCCGAAGGCGATCCTGCTCACGGTGCTGCTCGGCGGAGCGATCTTCCTCGTGGCCGCGTACGTGACGCAGCTGCGGTTCCCGGACTGGAACGAGTTCGCCCCCGGTGGCGACATGCAGTACGTCGAGGACTCCACGCTGCCGATCATCGGCAACCTCGTCGGGGGCGACGTGCTCATGGCCGTCCTGACGGCGGCCGGCTTCTGCGCGACCCTGGCGTCCGGTCTCGCCTCGCACGCATCGGTGTCGCGCATGCTGCTGGTGATGGGACGCAACAACGTGCTTCCGCAGAAGGCGTTCGGCTACATCAACCCGCGCACCCACACGCCGACCTTCAACATCGTGCTGGTGGGAGCCATCTCACTGCTGGCGATCCCGTTCACCCTCGAGCTGATCGCGGCCTGGATCAACTACGGCGCACTGATCGCCTTCACCTTCGTGAACATCTCGGTGATCGCCTGGTTCGCGATCCGCAAGGGGCGGCGCCACACACCGCGCGACATCTTCTCGTACATCGTGATGCCGGGCATCGGCATGCTGCTGACGGGACTCCTGTGGGTGAACCTGCACGCCGATGCCCTCACCGGAGGCCTCATCTGGACGGCTATCGGCCTGATCTACCTCGCCGTGATCACGAAGGGCTTCCGCAAGAGGGTGGTCGCGTTCGACGAGAACCAGCCGGTGACCGGTTTCAACAAGGTCGTGAGGGCACCTGTCGACGAGAGCTGAGCGCCGCGAGCGCAGAACGCGGGATGCAGAAGAGCCGCCTACCCCGGGAGGGAGGCGGCTCTTCCGTCATGTGCGGCAGGTGAGCGGGAGTCAGATGACACCCTGCGCGAGCATCGCGCCCGCGACGCGCTCGAAGCCTGAGATGTTCGCACCCGCCACGTAGTCACCCGCGACGTCGTAGCGCTCGGCGGCCTCGAACGCGGCGGCGTGGATGTCGCCCATGATCTCGCGCAGCTTGTTCTCGCTGGCGTCGAAGCTCCACCGCTGACGGGACGCGTTCTGGCTCATCTCGAGAGCGGAAGTCGCGACACCA of Microbacterium sp. LWH13-1.2 contains these proteins:
- a CDS encoding riboflavin synthase, which gives rise to MFTGIIEEIGEITAISPSGDGWRLTVRAPKAASDAIHGESIAVSGVCLTVVGTTADTFDADVMKQTLDVAALGGASVGTRVNIEKAMPVGARLGGHIVQGHVDGVGSVVDVRPGEQWSVLRVSLPGDLAPLVVDKGSISVDGTSLTVSAVSAADAASHWFEISLIPETLAATTLGSRAVGDRVNLETDILARHVERLLAFRAAPEGGSR
- the ribD gene encoding bifunctional diaminohydroxyphosphoribosylaminopyrimidine deaminase/5-amino-6-(5-phosphoribosylamino)uracil reductase RibD, coding for MAVNETERRAMTRALELAALGPRGVNPQVGAVILSPDGTVLAEGWHHGAGTPHAEVDALSKLAPEAARGATAIVTLEPCNHTGRTGPCAVALIEAGVARVVYALDDPGAVSGGGADRLRAAGVSVDSGEQADVAQGIIDGWLTAQRLGRPHVTVKWAQSLDGRAAASDGSSQWITGPEARADVHRRRAAADAIVVGTGTVLSDDPSLTARDGDSLYETQPVPVVIGSRPTPDAAAIRRHPQTPLFYDTHDLHTVLADLHARGIQSVFVEGGPTLASAFIAQGLVDRVLAYIAPVLIGGERLALTDIGVASIDAARRLTVEEWVPLGADLLAIATPALDLEEGVA
- a CDS encoding DNA-formamidopyrimidine glycosylase family protein, which codes for MPEMPEVQGLTTFLTERAVGRTIVRTAVGAIAALKTYDPPNTALHGAEITAASRRGKFIVLSCGADLHLVFHLAKAGWLRWYETLPTTLIKPGKSPIALRVALDDESGFDLTEAGTKKSLAVYVVRDPQEVPGIARLGPDPLESTFTREVFGSLLSGRRTQIKGLLRDQSIIAGIGNAYSDEILHAARMSPYAIADKLGDEEVDRLFAAMQTTLTDAVAEASGKPPADLKDAKRRGMQVHARRGETCPVCGDTVRSVFFADRSLEYCPTCQTGGKPLADRRLSRLLK
- a CDS encoding GNAT family protein, which translates into the protein MEPVTLTTERLVLHVPDETDIDAITAACQDPEIPRWTTVPSPYRRTDAEDYVRLIGERWADGSQTIWCAYRDGELVASIGLHRVSEHHTGGDAEIGFWVAAPARGQGYLVEAARAVVDWSFDELGLARLGWRAVAGNVASARAARALGFRYEGLGRQALTSARGRDDGWFGGLLATDDRTPVEWPIL
- the mfd gene encoding transcription-repair coupling factor; the encoded protein is MTVPGILRALEEASLFRDALTWAQTDADLGLVDGLDAPALAGLLAKRRAAGQPPALLTVVPTGRRAESLAAALNAYIPDAEVVTFPAWETLPHERLSPSPDTVGQRLQTLRRIAEWSGDHPLVVVASVRAALQPIAGNLGEIAPLELRAGTRGHELDHVVEQLVERAYSRVDMVSRRGEFAVRGGILDVFPAISEHPFRVEFFGDEVDQIRAFSVADQRSLPGDVDGVDLPPSRELLLTPDVRDRARALIGGFPAIAGMLEKMSEGIPVEGMESLLPAVSGPLKSLAEYLPEGSATAVVDPERSSARAITLGETNREFLDAAWSAATSGASAPIDLGAGDFLTIARLREVVRDRGGVWWRLSPFSMGGEDAETIDASVIPSFHGNVDGAISFVEAKVADGWRVVVIAAGAGLVDRARDVLSDRGIAARIVSELTDAPDTGVATLVTGSVEAGFQIPEARLAVLTDNEFYGRTIGGDQRVVKKLASRRKNVVDPLQLKQGDYVVHNTHGIGRFVEMTQREVSTGGRNATKSVRDYLVLEYAPSKRGYPGDKLYVPTDQLDLLSKYVGGEGPTLSKMGGSDWSQAKGKARKAVRDIAVELVKLYSARMSAKGHAFGPDTPWQRELEEAFPFAETLDQLQTIDEIKADMERPIPMDRLLSGDVGFGKTEVAVRAAFKAIQDGKQVAMLVPTTLLVKQHLETFTERFAGFPVKVRPLSRFQSDKEARLTLEGLLDGTVDMVIGTHRILTDQVMFKDLGLMIIDEEQRFGVEHKDTLKKMKTNVDILAMSATPIPRTLEMAVTGIREMSTLATPPEDRHPILSFVGPRSDKQITAAIRREILREGQVFFVHNRVQSIQRVAAQLAELVPEARIAVAHGQMGEHALEQVVDDFWERKFDVLVSTTIIETGLDIANANTIIIDRADKYGLSQLHQLRGRVGRGRERAYAYFLYDEMKPLSETAADRLQTIAVNNDLGSGMQVALKDLELRGAGNLLGGEQAGHIAGVGFDLYLRMIGEAVATFRGEDVESGQELRLELPLDARIPEYYIDSERLRLEAYQKLSAASAATAKDDAIDLVIEELTDRYGTPPDEVEGLIAVARLRRRAARAGLADVVVMGSNLRIAPAHLEESIKVRLQRLYPKAKLVAGGDALVVPMPTISAAVGVGLEPLPNAELLEWVGQLLTAIFPEPAKVE